In the Arachis ipaensis cultivar K30076 chromosome B04, Araip1.1, whole genome shotgun sequence genome, NNNNNNNNNNNNNNNNNNNNNNNNNNNNNNNNNNNNNNNNNNNNNNNNNNNNNNNNNNNNNNNNNNNNNNNNNNNNNNNNNNNNNNNNACATGTAGAACCTTCATGATCAATCATTTTCTTATATACAGGCCTGATTTCAAAATTCCAGCAATAATGaaaagcttatgaacaaaattCAAATGTTATAGAAAGTAGTCAAAGATTAACAAAATTAGTATACAAATTTTAACCAACGAAGCGTGCTTAAATTACCACCCATCTAGAGCATCTTATAACTTGATCAAGTTACAGCATAAATGTATGAAGTCTTGGGGCTCCGGTTCTTCAGATCCTCATTTTCTCCGATGTGGTCAGACAAGAATTCTCGAAGGAGTAACTAACTAAATATAGTCTTCTCTTCAGTCAAATATCTCCTGGCATTCAATTATACTGTGCTGACTGAAAACGTAAGATAGAAAGCTGTTAATAAGCAGAGACAGTAGTAACATGGGGAAGTAATCTTGCACAAAAATCTTGTCATGTATAAATTTTCACCACTGATGGTAAAAAGATTTACATTAGTAGTGACAAGGTCATAAAAATTTCACCCGAAGGATCCACATATAATCaaatgaatttgaaataaatgctGGTACGGCTATCCTTACAGATCATCTTTTGAGACTCGATAATATTTCTCTGCATGCTGGCGCTGACCAATCAGTTGAGCAAAACGCTCATCATGAGTAATTACGATTAGCTGAAAATTTTCCTGGCCTTTCCTGTCTTCCATGATCCTGCATGTTAAGAAGATAAAAGGCAGGAAAGTGAAAAAAAACTTGACAATAACTAACTGCTAGCCTGTGAACTAGGAGATCTATTCACACCTTAGGAGAGCAGCAGCCAGACTTTCAGCATTGGGGCCATCCAAATTTGTGGTTGGCTCGTCCAGTGCCAATATTCCACAATTGAGGCAAAAAGTTTCAGCTAACGCCAAGCGAATGATAAGAGATGCAAGGACCTGTAACCTCGAAATTTAGTCAAGCTTGTTTTTAAAAGATTATAATGTACGAATTAGGATCAACTGATACCAATGTCAATTTAAGCAAAGTTACACTGCTACTGTTGAATTATACTCACCTATCATAAAGATCTTTCGtgttaaattttgtaaaaaaatgaACATCTATTCTAACAATTCATATTCATGGATGTTAAAAACTTCTATATTACTGTCAATTTGATCTATAAAAAAGTAATCAAATGATTTTAGATtgatataaaattttatatttataatctACAATATATAAGCTTCTAATCCAACAGTAGGCAATGTGATTTGATCTTAACTctctcaatatatatatatacacactaaaCCTCAACATAGTAATAACAGACCTTCTGGCCCGCACTACATCTTCCTCTCATTTCTAGCTCGGCATCACCAGTCTGCATGAGAACCTGTATGGAATGTGGAAGAAGCAATATTCTAGGAATCGATGAGAATATTACACAGCTTTTGAAGGGACCAGTGATTGAATACACAGATGACAAACCTTGTAACTGTAGGAACGGGTCCCAGCACCTTCAGAATCTGAATGAATACTAATGTAGTCTATATCCTGTCCTCTATAGGTTTGTTGCCACAATTCCCTTATAATTTTGTTGATTTCTTCCATTTTCATTGAGTGGAAGCGCATCAATGCTCTGAAATGGAACACAAGGAAAATTAAATGTTGATTAAAATATAAGGCACATATATCTAATTTTGTTGAGGGTTAAATATCAATATGATCACTTGACTACACCAATCAAGAGCAGAGAATAACGATTCTATGTCAGGCATGATAATCAGCTATTTAGCTTGCAATAAGAACAAACACTAAAAGTGAGTACACCAATCAAATGAACTCTGAAGAGAAATGCATTTCCTTGCTCTAACATAGTTGTACTTTCAGTTCTACTAGTTCTGATCTAAGATAGTTTGATATCGAGTCCCCCTAATTTAAGTTGGAACAATGTGATTCTCTGTTCAAATTGATGCAATTAAGTCCCCTATTAGCCAGATCAACACTGGTGCCTTTTAACTGATCTAGCCGTTTGATTGACTCTACCAAATTCAAAAATGTCATTTACAATGCTACACCAGCAAAGAAAAAGATATCATCTTTGATCAGGGAAAGGGACTTCATGGCAGCTTCAACTTGAATACTAAAGGCATGACATTTCCACAAATAAAACTTATGCCATCAAAGTCCGACGTTATTAGTGCTAACGGGACCTAAGGCCCTGTTTGGTTCATGTCTATGTCCACGAGAGACATGGACACGGTGGCACGTGTACACCGTTTGTTTGCTGAGACAAAATTTTAATGGACACAGTTACACAAAGATGCACATAAAAGACGTGTATTTAGTGTATCTCGTTCAAGATATGACACTAAGACAGAACCCATGAGACACATTTTTCCAATTCTATCCCTGATTACTTTTTAAAATTCCAATCTTGTCATTTATCCTAATCCTCATAACTCTCCTCTCCTCCTTTTGTCAGTTCCTTCAACCTTCCTCCCTCCCTTCTACCACTGCCTTCTCCTTCCACCATTGTCGCCGCCACCACTACCGGCGTTGCCACTGCCTCCTTCCTTTGTccgcttctctctctctctaccccCCACCCCCTTCGCCGCTGCCGTCTCCCTCAATGTTGTGTCGTCGTGTCTCCGGCTGCCTCTCTTCCTCCTTTGCTCGCGCGTGCCGACGCCTCCCTCACCTTGCCTCCAGATCTATATTCACCGCTGCCCTCTTCACTCGTCGTCCACTACGTCGCCCTCCGCAATCACCGTCGTCATGTTGCTGCTGCCCTCTTTGTTTGTCATCCACAGTTTCAGCAAACCCTTACCCTCCTTCTCAGATCTTCTTTTGTTAGATCTGTTTCTgtttactttttttaattattccaattttttttaatttgaattctgTAACTGATATTTGAATTAgagttgttaattttaattatttgagaTAAGATTGAAAATTAGAAATGATGATAGTGGTGgcaatggaaatcagaggtggtggtggtggtgatgggattGAGGTTGTTTTAGTTTGGGAGCAAAAATTGACTTTTGAATTAAATAGATGTGTCTTGTCCATTATCACCAAACATGTTATAAAATTTGTGTATCTTTGTGTTCATGTGTCTCTGTGTTTGTGTCTATGTCTCTATTTTTTTTAGACAGTAACCAAACACAGCCTAAAGTGCAGTTCAGCAGTTCAGCTTTCAATCTCTCCAGGTCGGTAAGATAATCCATAGGATCTAACAAACAAAATATACAACATATACCTGAGAATGCATATAGCCTATAAAGAGGTTTCCATAGCCATGACTAGTACATACAAAATTGATGGATCCGGTAGTAACTTCTATTGAATTCTAAGAAACTCACTTATCAAGTGCATTGTAGTATCTGTCCAGGTCCTTGTTCGCCATTTCAGTTGTCTGTGATGAAGATTTAAACTGTTAGCCATTTCAGAAGAAGTCTTGAAGTAGAAAGTGTACAAGTATGACAGTAGATTACACCTTAAGCTGTATAAGTTGATCAAAGTATCGCTTATCTATGTCCTTGTATTGAGACTGCTTAAGATCAATCTTATTTTTGGAAATATTGCTTTGGTAAACAGACATTGTTCCATGGTACCTGTTTAACTGTCATCGAGACACCAGTTGACAACAAAAATTAACGAAGAAAAATGGTGTCAATTTAATATTAGTAGGTAGATGGTAAAATGTCCAATCACTGTGTGGCTAAACTATTAATGTATTGCATGCTTAGAGATATGATTCATAGATTTGAGAATACCTCTGAAAGAAGCGTCTCTCTCTCCTTTGATAATTTCTGTAGTTCACTTTCAATTGCGGACACACCACCAACCTTCAATATACTTTCTTCGAGTGTTTCAATTTCACGTCCTAGCTCATCTACTTCAGCCTTTGTTTTCCGGTAATTTAAGTGGTCCTCGATATTTCTTTTTATATTATCTTGATCTCGCAACAAATCTTTGCTTTTGTTAATATCAGCTAAAATTGCTTGCTTCCTAGCATCACAACTTTTAAGTTCAGACTCTGATAGAGATTTCTTTTCCTGCAGTTCCTTTAACCTGTCCCCTTTCTTTAAATCTGAGTACCTGGACAAACAAAAGTTGCGTTAAAGAAAAGTAGACTATAATAAACCTAGAAAAACACTTTCAAGCTGACAAAACTTACTCTCTAATTTTAGAAGTCATTTTAAAAAGTGATTCAGCTTCTTGCTGATAAATTCTCTTTTGTTCAACAAGGTACTGATAATCACGATTAAGTCTAACTTGCAGTTCATCATGGTCAGCAAGTAATTTATCTCTCTCCTTGGATAAGGGTCGAAGAGCTTCTGCTAAATGCTGCAAACAGATTGAGTGGAATGAGAGAGAGACAGATACTTCATTGTTTAAAAATGAATAACCAAAGGTAATCAATTATTAAGCCttgacaagaaaaattaaaaaaaggctTCTGACTTTTGTTCCCCTGGAAATAAACCAAATAAAGCATACTGCAACAAATGATAAACTAAAACAACTCTATTAGTCATTATTCAGATTGggtattttgaaaaagagaaacaTTTCTTTTGATAAAAAGACATTTCTTTAGTGTAATTGAACACAAATCCAAGTATTCAACATGCACAATTGGATGAAAAATTCAATTAGCCAAAAAATAGTTAGAATAAAACTCAATAATCCATGTTATATGTAAGAGAATGAATCATTTTACTGAAATTCTTTTGTAAGTGTTTTGTGAGTGAAAGATACTCAAATATATGCACTAAAAGGGTCATTTACATGCCTATAACTTAAAACTAAGTATCCATCAATGTCATGGATAAGTAGACAACCTTTTCATCAAGATCAACATTGGTCTTTTCTTCAGTCAGACGTGCTAATTCTTCTTCTACCCTTTTAGCATCTTGCAATGTGTTAGCTGCTTTGACTTTCTCCTCCCTAAGAGTGTGCCACCTAATTTGAATACTTGATAGATCATTCTCTGCATATCTCTGTTCTTCCCTCAGCTTCTCCAATTCAGCATGTAAATTGTCCCTATTAACCAAAATATGCATGGATATTGTTGTGATAGGAAACTGAGAAAGAGGATATGAAAGAAAGACTGAATATTTTATTGGATAAATAATGAATTTCATTAAGATAGGGAGAAGGATTAtgcaaaaaaaagaaagacaacGAATATATATTGATATTAGTATAATATGATGTGATGTGGTATCTTACAAGATGAACACCTATGCCTATTTATAATAATAGGAAAATCCCAAATCCTATCTAATAAGGAAACAATCATAGAATAAatagaaaacataaaactaaTCCCAGAGATATTATATGACAGAAATACCATAAGATATAACTTAGTTAATAGGTTTAGACAACAAAATTGACCATGTTTGTAAAAAGTAGTAATTAACTTAAATCATTTACTTTGTTCCCTGCAATGATTTAAGCTCCAATTGAATTTCTTCCATAGTCCTCACTCCTTGTCCCCGAAAATCAAGCTTATATTCTAAATCCTCTACTTGCTTCTGCAAAGCAATAGTTTCTTGAAAATGCCGGTCAGCGTTTTCAATATGTTGCATCAATGCTTTGGCCACATCTCTGTCACTCTGTATTTGTGCTAAAACACCTAACATCTGAAACAAAATTTCGGAAGTTATAATGTTAAATAAGATAGAACAAGTTAACAACACAGATAACACTAAATGAAACATTAAAACTAAACCAGAATCTTACGCAAGAAACTATTCCAAATTAATTAAGATAGTTACATCATCCAGTTCCTGAGATTTGCAATCCAGCTCCTCATTAATTTGCTGAAGTTTACTTTCAGCATCAGGGATTGTCTCCTCGTTAAGTTTGACATATTCTTCATAAACTACACGAAGGATGTCCAACTGCTGATAGTTAGAGTCTGCAATTGCAGACTCCTCAGCAAGAGCTTTAATAACTTTAGCTGAATTAGCAACCCTTGATCTTTGCTGTCATTATTTTAAAATGAAATATAAACAGAGAAAAAGAAGCAGTGAAATCAAAACCATATGAAGTGCCTGGTCAAAGCCAATAGATAAACTAGTACATTACAATAGGCTGTGAACTTTACAAACCTTCTTCACAAACTCGTCTTCTTCTTCTGCAGAGAAGGCGCGGTCACAGCAAGGGCAAGCATGCTTAGTTCTGGCTTCCTTTGCAAAATGATCAAGTGAGTTTTGGATACCTTCATTACCTTTATACTTGCTGCAGGAAATAACCAGATAAATTATCAGTACGTTTGGAGCAGTCAAAACAGTGACAACACAAACAGTTCAATGCTGTCAAAAAGAAGACTGTGTAAGTGGTTTGACGTAAAATAACCTTATTGTGAAATCTCTCTTCTCCTTAAAAGACTCTAACATTTTGGGATAAGAATCAACACAAGACCACTGAGGATCCAAAGACTGAAGCTCGGTTTCAATACGTCTCTTTTTTGCTgcatgaaaatatttttaatgtaaGGGTGCATAACATTGTATTCAGTAATTCTGCATGCTGGAAGTAACGAACAAACTAGAAAATTGAAGGAGTAGAAACATAAAGAAATGCAAATATAAGCTGTTTCCAATATCAGTAATATAAAAGCCATAAAAATGCAAAATTACAAAATGCCAATTTCATTCTCTTGCATGTTcttatcatataaaaaaattataaatgataTTCAGAATCATGTGGTTCAGtgcttttaaattaaaaataccaATTTCATTCTCTTACATTCGATTATcatgtaaaaaaattataaatgataTTCAGAATCATGTGGCTCAGACGCTCAGTGCTTTTAAATTATGGCGTGGCAGTTTTTGGGATAACCACCATCCTAAGCATGTGGCGCTGCGGAAATGGCATAGGGTAAATGGCCGCATTGGCAGTGGCACTATGGCGGTCCGATACAAGTATGGCATAAATGGTGGgggttttgaaattttatttaaacTGAGGGTCTTTTGGTTATTTTGATGACAACCCTAACATTTATAAAAAAAACCTCCTCTGGCTCTCGTATTCTGCTTCTTGCCCTCTCAATCTATCATTCACCCCCCCTCTCTGATGCTTGAGGAAGACTGAAGACGTTGTGACTTGTGATGCCAACAGCATCACCGCTGTTCTACGGAGGAAGACCACGACAACGAAGCAACAGAGCCACACAATATTGAGGATGATGGCATCATGACCCACAGAGGAAGACAATGACGTTGAACATTGTTCGTGAATCTACTTCTCTAAGCTGCTTCATTTATTTCTTTATATTTTGAACCCTTAAGTTTTTGCTTTTCCATTCTAATCCCTTTTTTCTATTCTCACcccttaatttttttattttctattctaaACCCTCAACTTGCTTCTACTGCTGCTtagtttattattaatattaatggcATTATTTATGTCAAATTGATATTAGTTTTAATCTTTAATATTGATTGTTATAATATGGATAAATAGTTTCATATTATTATTAACAAAGTATTAGTAGCTAGTGGTTTAGATATAATTCCCTTCTATCTTTTagtacttttatttatattttgtagATTATTTCAGTATCTATCTGTAtacaatttttatatattttttaatgtatCTGCCATTTCCACCCTTTGCCACACCATCCGCTATAACCTCAGGGCGGTGTTTTTCTCTTCCGNNNNNNNNNNNNNNNNNNNNNNNNNNNNNNNNNNNNNNNNNNNNNNNNNNNNNNNNNNNNNNNNNNNNNNNNNNNNNNNNNNNNNNNNNNNNNNNNNNNNNNNNNNNNNNNNNNNNNNNNNNNNNNNNNNNNNNNNNNNNNNNNNNNNNNNNNNNNNNNNNNNNNNNNNNNNNNNNNNNNNNNNNNNNNNNNNNNNNNNNNNNNNNNNNNNNNNNNNNNNNNNNNNNNNNNNNNNNNNNNNNNNNNNNNNNNNNNNNNNNAAGGAATGTAGAGACCACAACagtaaacttaaaataataatcATTTCTAATTTCTGTTAAAATATCAACCAGATAAACATATACTACCTACTAAACATTTTTAGAATAACGGATGCAGAACTCAACACTGATTTCACATCCTCACTTAAAATGTCATGAAATCATCTTTCCCAAAAACTTGTGTTTCTAGTAGAAGCACATGAATATTTTTGTATCTATACTACAATGGGCTCATTTATTAATGCTTTTGGTAAGATAAAaagcaaaattaagaaaaagcaGAAATTTGCTGTGTTTGGATGCAGACACAAATgtgctttttttttaaatcaaaagtaATCAAGTTGTTTGGATGTAATAAATGTAAGTTTTTTTCCTTTATTAAAGAACAATCATGACAGaaatatagtttttattatttaagATTCTAATAAAAATTTTACATATTTATTGTATTATCGTAAATAATATTTaagataaaaaaatgaaaatgtgCAATATTAGAAAAGTAAAATAACAACCAATGAGTATTATTGATTTTCTAGGAAGAGTTTTTTCTCTTCTACTGCTTCTACTTTTTGGGAGAAGCTGCTTCCTATATGCTTGTTAAAAAAAAGCAGAAACGCTACTTATTTTTagcttatgtttttttttttaaatcacaaaTAAACCCAAAAAaggttatataaaaatatgtaacTGATTTTCCTATAAAAGAAATTTATTTCAAGGAAAAAAGTTATAATAATGGAGCTAATGTTAATCTATAGTTTATTGG is a window encoding:
- the LOC107638231 gene encoding DNA repair protein RAD50 isoform X2, which encodes MSTVDKMLIKGIRSFDPENKNVITFFRPLTLIVGPNGAGKTTIIECLKLSCTGELPPNARSGHSFIHDPKVAGETETKGQIKLRFKTAAGKDVVCIRSFQLTQKASKMEYKAIESVLQTINPHNGEKVCLSYRCADMDKEIPALMGVSKAILENVIFVHQDEANWPLQDPSTLKKKFDDIFSATRYTKALEVIKKLHKEQAQEIKTFKLKLENLQTLKDAAYKLRESIAQDQEKTESLKCQLQELEGSIKDVDDKIHHAEKTLKDLRKLQDQISTKTAQRSTLFREQQKQYAALTEDNEDTDEELMEWKTKFEERIGFLQTKISKLERDLNDIDTKSSFLKQTINDSIWEISKLQTEAEAHMSLKNERDLCIKNLFAKHNLGPLPESPFTDEVATNLTNRVKSRALDLEKDLQDKKKANDNKLKMAWDCYMNANDRWKNTEAQKKAKSEIKNGIVRRIEEKENERDSLELQISNVNISHIDERERNLRIDVERKTNQLAEREFEVNIRQKQSEVYSIEQKIKAVNREKDIMVADSEDRVKLSFKKAELENHKKKHRKIVDDQKDKIKMVLKGRVPADKDLMKEVSQALRTLGSEYDNQNASCNAVKMEVTKLETKETEIKNNLQKHKKDLESKKRRIETELQSLDPQWSCVDSYPKMLESFKEKRDFTISKYKGNEGIQNSLDHFAKEARTKHACPCCDRAFSAEEEDEFVKKQRSRVANSAKVIKALAEESAIADSNYQQLDILRVVYEEYVKLNEETIPDAESKLQQINEELDCKSQELDDMLGVLAQIQSDRDVAKALMQHIENADRHFQETIALQKQVEDLEYKLDFRGQGVRTMEEIQLELKSLQGTKDNLHAELEKLREEQRYAENDLSSIQIRWHTLREEKVKAANTLQDAKRVEEELARLTEEKTNVDLDEKHLAEALRPLSKERDKLLADHDELQVRLNRDYQYLVEQKRIYQQEAESLFKMTSKIREYSDLKKGDRLKELQEKKSLSESELKSCDARKQAILADINKSKDLLRDQDNIKRNIEDHLNYRKTKAEVDELGREIETLEESILKVGGVSAIESELQKLSKERETLLSETTEMANKDLDRYYNALDKALMRFHSMKMEEINKIIRELWQQTYRGQDIDYISIHSDSEGAGTRSYSYKVLMQTGDAELEMRGRCSAGQKVLASLIIRLALAETFCLNCGILALDEPTTNLDGPNAESLAAALLRIMEDRKGQENFQLIVITHDERFAQLIGQRQHAEKYYRVSKDDLQHSIIECQEIFD
- the LOC107638231 gene encoding DNA repair protein RAD50 isoform X1, with amino-acid sequence MSTVDKMLIKGIRSFDPENKNVITFFRPLTLIVGPNGAGKTTIIECLKLSCTGELPPNARSGHSFIHDPKVAGETETKGQIKLRFKTAAGKDVVCIRSFQLTQKASKMEYKAIESVLQTINPHNGEKVCLSYRCADMDKEIPALMGVSKAILENVIFVHQDEANWPLQDPSTLKKKFDDIFSATRYTKALEVIKKLHKEQAQEIKTFKLKLENLQTLKDAAYKLRESIAQDQEKTESLKCQLQELEGSIKDVDDKIHHAEKTLKDLRKLQDQISTKTAQRSTLFREQQKQYAALTEDNEDTDEELMEWKTKFEERIGFLQTKISKLERDLNDIDTKSSFLKQTINDSIWEISKLQTEAEAHMSLKNERDLCIKNLFAKHNLGPLPESPFTDEVATNLTNRVKSRALDLEKDLQDKKKANDNKLKMAWDCYMNANDRWKNTEAQKKAKSEIKNGIVRRIEEKENERDSLELQISNVNISHIDERERNLRIDVERKTNQLAEREFEVNIRQKQSEVYSIEQKIKAVNREKDIMVADSEDRVKLSFKKAELENHKKKHRKIVDDQKDKIKMVLKGRVPADKDLMKEVSQALRTLGSEYDNQNASCNAVKMEVTKLETKETEIKNNLQKHKKDLESKKRRIETELQSLDPQWSCVDSYPKMLESFKEKRDFTISKYKGNEGIQNSLDHFAKEARTKHACPCCDRAFSAEEEDEFVKKQRSRVANSAKVIKALAEESAIADSNYQQLDILRVVYEEYVKLNEETIPDAESKLQQINEELDCKSQELDDMLGVLAQIQSDRDVAKALMQHIENADRHFQETIALQKQVEDLEYKLDFRGQGVRTMEEIQLELKSLQGTKDNLHAELEKLREEQRYAENDLSSIQIRWHTLREEKVKAANTLQDAKRVEEELARLTEEKTNVDLDEKHLAEALRPLSKERDKLLADHDELQVRLNRDYQYLVEQKRIYQQEAESLFKMTSKIREYSDLKKGDRLKELQEKKSLSESELKSCDARKQAILADINKSKDLLRDQDNIKRNIEDHLNYRKTKAEVDELGREIETLEESILKVGGVSAIESELQKLSKERETLLSELNRYHGTMSVYQSNISKNKIDLKQSQYKDIDKRYFDQLIQLKTTEMANKDLDRYYNALDKALMRFHSMKMEEINKIIRELWQQTYRGQDIDYISIHSDSEGAGTRSYSYKVLMQTGDAELEMRGRCSAGQKVLASLIIRLALAETFCLNCGILALDEPTTNLDGPNAESLAAALLRIMEDRKGQENFQLIVITHDERFAQLIGQRQHAEKYYRVSKDDLQHSIIECQEIFD
- the LOC107638231 gene encoding DNA repair protein RAD50 isoform X3, which produces MRYTKALEVIKKLHKEQAQEIKTFKLKLENLQTLKDAAYKLRESIAQDQEKTESLKCQLQELEGSIKDVDDKIHHAEKTLKDLRKLQDQISTKTAQRSTLFREQQKQYAALTEDNEDTDEELMEWKTKFEERIGFLQTKISKLERDLNDIDTKSSFLKQTINDSIWEISKLQTEAEAHMSLKNERDLCIKNLFAKHNLGPLPESPFTDEVATNLTNRVKSRALDLEKDLQDKKKANDNKLKMAWDCYMNANDRWKNTEAQKKAKSEIKNGIVRRIEEKENERDSLELQISNVNISHIDERERNLRIDVERKTNQLAEREFEVNIRQKQSEVYSIEQKIKAVNREKDIMVADSEDRVKLSFKKAELENHKKKHRKIVDDQKDKIKMVLKGRVPADKDLMKEVSQALRTLGSEYDNQNASCNAVKMEVTKLETKETEIKNNLQKHKKDLESKKRRIETELQSLDPQWSCVDSYPKMLESFKEKRDFTISKYKGNEGIQNSLDHFAKEARTKHACPCCDRAFSAEEEDEFVKKQRSRVANSAKVIKALAEESAIADSNYQQLDILRVVYEEYVKLNEETIPDAESKLQQINEELDCKSQELDDMLGVLAQIQSDRDVAKALMQHIENADRHFQETIALQKQVEDLEYKLDFRGQGVRTMEEIQLELKSLQGTKDNLHAELEKLREEQRYAENDLSSIQIRWHTLREEKVKAANTLQDAKRVEEELARLTEEKTNVDLDEKHLAEALRPLSKERDKLLADHDELQVRLNRDYQYLVEQKRIYQQEAESLFKMTSKIREYSDLKKGDRLKELQEKKSLSESELKSCDARKQAILADINKSKDLLRDQDNIKRNIEDHLNYRKTKAEVDELGREIETLEESILKVGGVSAIESELQKLSKERETLLSELNRYHGTMSVYQSNISKNKIDLKQSQYKDIDKRYFDQLIQLKTTEMANKDLDRYYNALDKALMRFHSMKMEEINKIIRELWQQTYRGQDIDYISIHSDSEGAGTRSYSYKVLMQTGDAELEMRGRCSAGQKVLASLIIRLALAETFCLNCGILALDEPTTNLDGPNAESLAAALLRIMEDRKGQENFQLIVITHDERFAQLIGQRQHAEKYYRVSKDDLQHSIIECQEIFD